Below is a genomic region from Gillisia sp. Hel_I_86.
AATGAAGATTTCAAATATGTAAGAAAAGTAGCACACAGTCTCAAAGGATCATCGTTAAATTGCGGGTTTTATGCCTTAAGTGAACTAGCTTTTGCTTTGGAACACACCAAAGCCGAAAAAAAATCAGTACTTTTAACACATAATAAAAATATTAAAAAAGAAATAGATATAGTTTTAGATTTAATTTAAAAAATCTGGACAAGGTAATTTATCCCCAAATCACCGAGCCCTATGAAAAACCTACTAGCCTCCCAACGGGAGCACACTACCATTATTCTTGTGGAGAGCAATCCGCTGGAACGCGAAAAATTTAGCCATATTTCCCTTTCGGAAGCTTGGCGATTGGTTGTTTGCGAAGACGGACTTGAAGTAATCCAATGGTTGACCGATAACAGCAATGCAGATCTCCTTGTAATAGAAGAGAACTCGTCGCCTATTAGTGGATATCAAATAGCCGATTATATAAAATCTGAATTGGGTCTTGCCATGCCAGTGATTATTTCTACTGGTGAAATCCCAATTAAGCAGGAAAGTAGAATGTTGGCCTATGCAGAGGCTATCTTAAAAAAGCCTTTCGCGGAAGGTTCTGCCATCCTGCAAATAAGAAAAATTCTAGAAAATTCTATAGAAATTTCTCCAGAACAGAATGATTATTACTCACTTGAATATTTAAGCGAACTTTCTGGTGGGGATAAACAATTTATTCAGGAATCCATAGAATTATTTAGCGCAACTATTAATACGGAATTAAGAAACTTAAAGGAAGTTTTAAATCAAAAAGATTATCTTAGAATTCGGGAAATAGCACATGGCATAAAGCCATCCTTTGAAATGTTGGAGAATGAGACAGGTAGAGGTATTTGTCATTTATTAAATTCAGGTGCAAAAGAGACAGAAATGTCTTCACTTATAGATGAACTTAATTTGGAATTCATTAACATCACAAATCAACTAAGTAAAGATTTCCCCGAGTTAAATATTGGACAATGAAGAAAATTCTAGTGATAGAAGATAATCCCATGGTAATTAAATCATTGCAATTTAAGCTTACCAAAGATGGACATGATGTAGTAATTGCCAATGATGGCCGTGAGGCCATGAAGCACTTAAAGGAGGATATATTCGATTTAATACTTACAGATCTTATGCTGCCTTTTGTTACTGGAAATGAATTGATTAGCTATATTAAAAAAAACACCCCAGATACTCCAATAATTGTGCTGTCTACTTCTACACAAGAAAATATAATTATGGATGCCTTCAACATGGGCGTGGACGATTTTATTACCAAGCCTTTTAGTCCAAATGAATTATCCTTAAGGGTAAAAAGGTTATTAGGTAAGAAGTAGAGCAATTTTCGCATGATTTTTAGAATACCCCACATCTTTTCAATCAAATTTTTATGATAAATATCGGTTTTTCGAATTTTGATTCTTTTTGGTCGGGACTACCATGGATTATGAAATTAAATATCGGTTTTTCATTGTTCTTTCTATTATTCGCAATTGGTTTTTTTGTCGCTATTATTTGGATCAGGATTTATAAGAATATTCGCAATGAGAAAAAGCAAAAGCAAAAATTGCTTTTAATAGAGTTTTTGAATTCTTTTCTATTTGATGAAGATTTTGAAAAAGAGCTTGAAATTAAAAATTTTAAGGAAAAACATTTAAAGTCCCCACTAGAAATAAAAGTTACCATTAAAGAGATTCTTCATTTCCATGAAAACCTAAAGGGAGGGTCTGCAAGGGAATTGGAAATGTTATTCACCAATTTAGGGCTTATAGATCATATACTTTTAGATTTAAATAAAGGAAGTTGGTTCACTACTGCAAGGGCAATTAATGCACTTTCAGAATTAGGTCTGGAAGTACCAGATCATAAAATTGAAGCTTATCTAAATGAATCCCGAAATGAAGTTAGGCAACAATCCCAAGTTTATTTTTTGAAACTAGCTAAGGAAAACCCCTTGGGGTTCCTAAATAAAACGGTACGTCCTTTAACCACTTGGCAACAAATTTATATTGAAAATGCCTTGAAAAACTTTTATAAAGGAACCCCTCCCGATTTTTCCCAGTGGTTGGACCATGATCTCTTAAGTGTTGTGGAATTTTCTATAAGAATGATCGCTAGGTACAATCAATTTGAACATATAGAAAAATTACTTCCTTATATTAAACATCAAAGCGATATAATAAAACGGGAAGCCATAAATTCCTTGGTCAGTTTAGAGTACACAGAATTATTGCGCCATATTATTCCTGATTTTATGAACAACAGTAGGATAATAAAATTAGAAATTCTTGAAGCGGTCCACCAAATAGGTGACTACGGGGATTTAAAAAGAATTGGAGATCAAATAGAAACTACAGATTGGGAATTGAGAATTAAATACCTTAATATTGAGCAAGGCTTCCTACCAGATAAAAAAGAACGCATATATTCGCAGTTCATGCTGGAGAAGCAGTATGGTATATAAATGGGTTCAACTTTAAGTCAATTTACAGAAATAGCCAGTTGGCTTTTTTTAATATACGGGGCAATTATTAGTTCTGGTTATTTGTTTACAGCCATCTATTCTCTTTTTGAGATTAGGGATTATAAGCGACGGAATAATTTTGAAGACGACATCGCCTTATTACAATCCTTGAATTTACCGGCTATTTCTATTTTAGCCCCTGCTTTTAACGAAGGTTTAAATATCGTTGAGAATGTGCGGTCCCTCCTCACAATTAATTACCCTTCTTTTGAAATCGTTATAATAAATGATGGAAGTTCTGATAATTCTTTAGAACTGCTCATTAAAGAATATGAGCTGGAAGCTAAAAATATTCTTTATCACAATTTTGTTGAAACCAAAGAAATTAAAAACATCTATAAGTCTACCAATAAAGCATTCAAAAATTTAACTGTAGTTGATAAAAAGAATGGAGGAAAGGCAGATGCGCTTAATACGGGAATAAATATTTGCCAGCATAATGTTATATGCTGTATAGATGTAGATTGTATTTTGGAAAATGATGCGATGTTAAAGCTTATTAAGCCATTTTTGGACAATGGAAACAAGGTTATTGCATCTGGAGGGGTTATACGGGTTGCAAATTCTTGTGTAATTGAGGATGGGAGGCTCATAGAAGTCAAACTTCCTAATACTTTTATTGCTAGAGTACAGGTATTGGAATATTTTAGGGCCTTCTTAATGGGTCGAATGGCTTGGTCGAGAGTAGATGGATTGCTACTAATTTCTGGAGCATTTGGTATGTTCGATAAACAAATAGTAATTGAAGCTGGTGGTTATAATACCAATACTGTTGGTGAGGATATGGAATTATTGGTAAGAATGCGTCGAATGATGCAAGAACGAGATGAGCCTTATACCGTAGGCTTT
It encodes:
- a CDS encoding response regulator transcription factor, producing MKNLLASQREHTTIILVESNPLEREKFSHISLSEAWRLVVCEDGLEVIQWLTDNSNADLLVIEENSSPISGYQIADYIKSELGLAMPVIISTGEIPIKQESRMLAYAEAILKKPFAEGSAILQIRKILENSIEISPEQNDYYSLEYLSELSGGDKQFIQESIELFSATINTELRNLKEVLNQKDYLRIREIAHGIKPSFEMLENETGRGICHLLNSGAKETEMSSLIDELNLEFINITNQLSKDFPELNIGQ
- a CDS encoding response regulator transcription factor; protein product: MKKILVIEDNPMVIKSLQFKLTKDGHDVVIANDGREAMKHLKEDIFDLILTDLMLPFVTGNELISYIKKNTPDTPIIVLSTSTQENIIMDAFNMGVDDFITKPFSPNELSLRVKRLLGKK
- a CDS encoding glycosyltransferase family 2 protein, giving the protein MGSTLSQFTEIASWLFLIYGAIISSGYLFTAIYSLFEIRDYKRRNNFEDDIALLQSLNLPAISILAPAFNEGLNIVENVRSLLTINYPSFEIVIINDGSSDNSLELLIKEYELEAKNILYHNFVETKEIKNIYKSTNKAFKNLTVVDKKNGGKADALNTGINICQHNVICCIDVDCILENDAMLKLIKPFLDNGNKVIASGGVIRVANSCVIEDGRLIEVKLPNTFIARVQVLEYFRAFLMGRMAWSRVDGLLLISGAFGMFDKQIVIEAGGYNTNTVGEDMELLVRMRRMMQERDEPYTVGFVPDPLCWTEVPQTWKVLQRQRNRWTRGTAETLWIHKKMMFNPKYKVLGMLSTPFWFFFEWLAPLIEFTGILFFLILLALGQINGWVFLTFFLAVYSFAVLFSVTALFFEEYSFQQYKKPRYIFRLIGTALLEPIIYHPVIMWSAVMGNFDLLRGKNSWGVMNRAGLTKPVKKQKD